One Sphaerisporangium krabiense DNA segment encodes these proteins:
- a CDS encoding Zn-ribbon domain-containing OB-fold protein: MTAPGSEAAVTPRHEAAVTGSAPHREYLDRLAAGSVPFQTCDGCLTAVFPPRVICPACGATELRWSESSGLGTVYSTSVIAPRDADPYPVVLVDLDEGFRMMSTVVETPAADVPIGMRVRAHVEQDGPSGPRVVCTAAEAAEGEDAS; encoded by the coding sequence ATGACCGCGCCCGGCAGCGAGGCGGCCGTGACCCCCCGCCACGAGGCGGCCGTGACCGGATCGGCGCCCCACCGGGAGTACCTGGACCGGCTCGCCGCCGGGAGCGTGCCGTTCCAGACGTGCGACGGATGCCTGACCGCCGTGTTCCCGCCCCGGGTGATCTGCCCGGCCTGCGGGGCCACCGAGCTGCGCTGGAGCGAGAGCTCCGGGCTCGGCACCGTCTACTCGACCAGCGTCATCGCGCCGCGGGACGCCGACCCGTACCCGGTCGTGCTCGTCGACCTCGACGAGGGCTTCCGGATGATGAGCACCGTCGTGGAGACCCCCGCCGCCGACGTGCCGATCGGGATGCGCGTGCGCGCCCACGTCGAACAGGACGGCCCCTCCGGCCCCCGGGTCGTGTGCACGGCGGCGGAAGCCGCGGAAGGAGAGGATGCGTCATGA
- a CDS encoding electron transfer flavoprotein subunit beta/FixA family protein, whose product MKIVVCVKYVPDMASQPRFTPGHRVDRAGGQLSELDEYAVEQALRVVESVPGAHVTHLTAGPPAAAEALRKALAMGGDAAVHVSDEAIAGSDGPATALVLAAALRRLAPDLVVCAMASTDGGTSLVPAMLAEHLDMPQLTFAGEVSVADGAVRIRRDAAGEIRRMEGALPAVVSVTDRIGDPRYPSFKGIMAAKKKSLETWTLADLGVPADQVGAAARTVVEDITARPARTAGTIVKDEGEGGRSLAGFLSTRKFI is encoded by the coding sequence ATGAAGATCGTGGTCTGCGTCAAGTACGTCCCCGACATGGCCTCCCAGCCGCGCTTCACCCCCGGCCACCGGGTCGACCGCGCGGGCGGGCAGCTCTCCGAACTGGACGAGTACGCCGTCGAGCAGGCGCTGCGCGTCGTGGAGTCCGTGCCCGGCGCGCACGTCACCCACCTGACCGCCGGGCCGCCCGCCGCCGCGGAGGCCCTGCGCAAGGCGCTCGCGATGGGCGGCGACGCGGCGGTGCACGTCAGCGACGAGGCGATCGCCGGGTCCGACGGGCCCGCCACCGCGCTCGTCCTTGCGGCCGCGCTGCGCCGCCTCGCGCCCGACCTCGTCGTGTGCGCGATGGCCTCCACCGACGGCGGCACCTCGCTGGTCCCGGCCATGCTCGCCGAGCACCTGGACATGCCGCAGCTCACCTTCGCGGGCGAGGTGAGCGTGGCCGACGGCGCCGTGCGGATCCGGCGCGACGCCGCGGGAGAGATCCGGCGGATGGAGGGCGCGCTGCCCGCCGTCGTGTCGGTGACCGACCGGATCGGCGACCCCCGGTACCCGTCCTTCAAGGGGATCATGGCGGCGAAGAAGAAGTCCCTGGAGACCTGGACCCTCGCCGACCTCGGCGTGCCCGCCGACCAGGTCGGCGCCGCGGCCAGGACCGTGGTCGAGGACATCACCGCGAGGCCCGCCCGCACCGCCGGGACCATCGTCAAGGACGAGGGCGAGGGAGGGCGCTCGCTCGCCGGCTTCCTGTCCACGCGCAAGTTCATCTGA
- a CDS encoding MFS transporter, whose protein sequence is MGGFRELPREVKILTVVAFTVAVGFGIQSPAIPVFAGEFGVGSTAIGAVVSAFAFMRLATGLPGGRLVNRFGERRVLLTGMAMLAATSILAGLSWNYPLLLIFRGACGVGSALYTVSAMNMLLRVTPASHRGRATGYFQGGYYLGTVTGPALGGGLLGVSPRLPFFVYGVAVAVAGAIAAVALARAALVAPAAPRAEAAPQGVTLGQALRQRPYLAALSSNFALGWAVFGVRVSVLPLYLLVVIKASPTWIGAGLAVGAVVQAAALPLAGRMADLWGRRPSLLLGQGLILCCLAMVTAWQTLPSYLAAFALIGLGTAFCTTGGAATVGDVTQGRGGTVVAGYQMTADLGMTVGPLVAGALAAAYSYEVAFMGTAAVVLVGWLMALTVPPRPTERPA, encoded by the coding sequence GTGGGCGGCTTCCGCGAGCTGCCCCGCGAGGTCAAGATCCTGACCGTCGTCGCGTTCACGGTGGCGGTCGGGTTCGGCATCCAGTCCCCGGCGATCCCCGTGTTCGCCGGGGAGTTCGGGGTCGGCAGCACGGCCATCGGGGCGGTGGTCTCGGCGTTCGCGTTCATGCGCCTGGCCACCGGCCTGCCCGGCGGGCGGCTGGTCAACCGCTTCGGCGAACGCCGGGTGCTGCTCACCGGCATGGCGATGCTCGCCGCGACCAGCATCCTCGCCGGGCTCTCCTGGAACTACCCGCTCCTGCTGATCTTCCGGGGCGCGTGCGGCGTCGGCTCGGCGCTGTACACCGTGTCGGCCATGAACATGCTGCTGCGGGTCACCCCGGCCTCGCACCGGGGAAGGGCCACCGGCTACTTCCAGGGCGGCTACTACCTCGGCACGGTCACCGGCCCCGCCCTGGGCGGAGGGCTGCTCGGCGTGTCCCCCCGCCTGCCGTTCTTCGTGTACGGCGTGGCGGTGGCCGTCGCGGGCGCCATCGCGGCCGTCGCGCTGGCGCGGGCCGCGCTGGTCGCGCCCGCGGCGCCGCGTGCGGAAGCGGCCCCGCAGGGCGTCACGCTGGGGCAGGCGCTGCGGCAGCGGCCCTACCTGGCCGCGCTGAGCTCGAACTTCGCGCTCGGCTGGGCCGTGTTCGGCGTGCGGGTCTCGGTGCTGCCGCTGTACCTGCTGGTGGTGATCAAGGCCAGCCCGACCTGGATCGGCGCCGGTCTCGCCGTGGGAGCCGTCGTGCAGGCCGCGGCGCTGCCCCTCGCCGGGCGGATGGCCGACCTGTGGGGACGCCGGCCGTCCCTGCTGCTCGGCCAGGGGCTGATCCTGTGCTGCCTCGCCATGGTGACGGCGTGGCAGACGCTCCCGTCCTACCTCGCCGCGTTCGCGCTGATCGGGCTCGGCACCGCCTTCTGCACCACGGGCGGCGCGGCCACCGTGGGCGACGTCACCCAGGGACGCGGCGGCACCGTCGTGGCCGGGTACCAGATGACCGCCGACCTCGGCATGACCGTCGGCCCGCTGGTGGCGGGCGCGCTGGCGGCCGCGTACTCCTACGAGGTGGCGTTCATGGGCACCGCGGCCGTCGTGCTCGTCGGCTGGCTCATGGCCCTCACCGTCCCCCCACGCCCCACCGAACGACCGGCGTGA
- a CDS encoding enoyl-CoA hydratase/isomerase family protein, with amino-acid sequence MSGYKTLLVSVEDGLATIALNRPERLNAIGGGLERELSEALAEIGADTSVRAVLLRGEGRAFCVGGDVKEMAVRAEDSEDTAGPSAGQQVYQLLHGRHILETILSVPQPIVAAVHGYAMGLGATIALFCDVVIAAEDAQFADTHVAVGLVAGDGGAVAWPLAMPLGAARYYLMTGDRVNGAEAARLGLALRAVPADGLVDEATAVARKLAACAPLAVQGTKTTVNKILRERMNLLLDLGLVLEGGTFVSDDHKEAAAAFVEKRAPVFRGR; translated from the coding sequence ATGAGCGGCTACAAGACCTTGCTGGTGAGCGTGGAGGACGGGCTCGCCACGATCGCCCTGAACCGTCCGGAACGGCTGAACGCGATCGGCGGCGGCCTGGAGCGCGAGCTCTCCGAGGCGCTCGCGGAGATCGGCGCGGACACGTCCGTGCGGGCCGTCCTGCTGCGCGGCGAGGGCCGGGCGTTCTGCGTCGGCGGGGACGTCAAGGAGATGGCCGTACGCGCCGAGGACTCAGAAGACACCGCGGGGCCGAGCGCGGGCCAGCAGGTCTACCAGCTCCTGCACGGCCGCCACATCCTGGAGACCATCCTGTCGGTCCCGCAGCCGATCGTCGCCGCCGTCCACGGGTACGCGATGGGGCTCGGCGCGACGATCGCGCTGTTCTGCGACGTCGTGATCGCCGCCGAGGACGCCCAGTTCGCCGACACCCACGTGGCGGTCGGGCTGGTCGCCGGCGACGGGGGCGCCGTGGCGTGGCCGCTCGCGATGCCGCTCGGCGCGGCCCGCTACTACCTGATGACCGGCGACCGGGTGAACGGCGCGGAGGCGGCGCGGCTCGGCCTCGCCCTGCGCGCCGTGCCCGCCGACGGCCTGGTGGACGAGGCGACCGCCGTCGCGCGCAAGCTCGCCGCCTGCGCTCCCCTCGCCGTGCAGGGGACGAAGACGACGGTCAACAAGATCCTGCGGGAGCGGATGAACCTGCTGCTCGACCTGGGGCTGGTCCTGGAGGGCGGCACCTTCGTCAGCGACGACCACAAGGAGGCCGCCGCGGCGTTCGTCGAGAAGCGCGCCCCCGTCTTCCGGGGCCGGTGA
- a CDS encoding MaoC/PaaZ C-terminal domain-containing protein yields MPDTAPGTVAPERRVGPLTRTDFVRYAGAGGDFNPIHHDETFARSAGYPSVFGHGLLTAGVLAGYAASWLGRRNLRRFTVRYVGQVWPGDTLVLSGEVLRTGTAEDGGTEVEASLEVHTEAAGRERRLVLRGGATAAYPAPALALAEGDRP; encoded by the coding sequence GTGCCGGACACGGCGCCGGGGACGGTGGCACCGGAGCGGCGCGTCGGGCCGCTGACGCGCACCGACTTCGTCCGGTACGCCGGAGCCGGCGGCGACTTCAACCCCATCCACCACGACGAGACCTTCGCCCGCTCCGCCGGGTACCCGTCGGTCTTCGGGCACGGGCTGCTCACCGCCGGCGTCCTCGCCGGGTACGCCGCCTCGTGGCTCGGCCGCCGCAACCTGCGCCGGTTCACGGTCCGGTACGTCGGCCAGGTGTGGCCGGGCGACACGCTCGTGCTCAGCGGCGAGGTGCTCCGCACCGGGACGGCCGAGGACGGCGGCACCGAGGTCGAGGCGAGCCTGGAGGTGCACACCGAGGCCGCGGGCCGCGAGCGCAGGCTGGTGCTCCGGGGCGGCGCGACCGCCGCCTACCCGGCCCCCGCGCTCGCCCTGGCGGAAGGAGACCGGCCATGA
- a CDS encoding acetyl-CoA acetyltransferase — translation MSPRDLRGAAAIVGVAESDLGEVGQDRYAIELAAQAAGTALAEAGLTTRDVDGLFCAIAGRGMAPLDVGEYLGVRPRYTDGTMVGGSSFVSHLHHAALAIAAGACDVALIVYGSTARSDSGRGRLAMGPPELPSYEAAYRPRPPITGYALATARHMHQYGTTRAQLAEVAVAARQWARLNPKAFARDPLTVEDVLAARMVSSPLSTLDCCLVTDGGGAVVVTSAARAADLPRPPVYLLGAGEAHWHRAISQMPDLTVTAATESSARAYAMAGLGPEDVDMVQLYDAFTINTILFLEDLGFCKKGEGGDFVSGGRIAPGGELPVNTNGGGLSYCHPGMYGIFPLIEATRQIRGEAGERQRPGVSVAVAHGNGGQLSSQVTAILGGRDTL, via the coding sequence ATGAGCCCCCGCGATCTGCGAGGCGCCGCGGCGATCGTGGGGGTCGCCGAGTCCGACCTCGGAGAGGTGGGCCAGGACCGGTACGCCATCGAGCTGGCGGCGCAGGCCGCCGGCACCGCGCTCGCCGAGGCGGGCCTGACCACCCGGGACGTGGACGGGCTGTTCTGCGCCATCGCCGGGCGCGGCATGGCCCCGCTCGACGTCGGCGAGTACCTCGGCGTGCGCCCCCGCTACACCGACGGCACCATGGTCGGCGGCAGCTCGTTCGTCTCGCACCTGCACCACGCCGCGCTGGCCATCGCGGCCGGGGCGTGCGACGTCGCCCTGATCGTCTACGGCAGCACGGCGCGCTCCGACAGCGGGCGCGGCCGGCTCGCCATGGGCCCGCCCGAGCTGCCCTCCTACGAGGCCGCCTACCGGCCGCGCCCGCCGATCACCGGGTACGCGCTCGCCACGGCACGGCACATGCACCAGTACGGCACCACCCGCGCCCAGCTCGCCGAGGTCGCGGTCGCGGCGCGGCAGTGGGCGCGGCTCAACCCCAAGGCGTTCGCCCGCGACCCGCTGACGGTCGAGGACGTCCTGGCCGCCCGCATGGTGTCCAGCCCGCTGTCCACCCTGGACTGCTGCCTGGTCACCGACGGCGGCGGGGCGGTCGTGGTGACCAGCGCGGCGCGCGCCGCGGACCTGCCGCGCCCGCCGGTGTACCTGCTCGGCGCGGGCGAGGCGCACTGGCACCGCGCGATCTCGCAGATGCCCGACCTGACCGTCACGGCCGCCACCGAGTCCTCGGCCCGCGCGTACGCGATGGCGGGCCTCGGGCCCGAGGACGTCGACATGGTGCAGCTCTACGACGCCTTCACCATCAACACCATCCTGTTCCTCGAGGATCTGGGGTTCTGCAAGAAGGGCGAGGGCGGCGACTTCGTCTCCGGCGGGCGCATCGCGCCGGGCGGGGAGCTGCCGGTCAACACCAACGGCGGCGGCCTGTCCTACTGCCACCCGGGCATGTACGGCATCTTCCCCCTCATCGAGGCCACCCGGCAGATCCGCGGGGAGGCGGGCGAGCGGCAGCGGCCCGGCGTGTCGGTCGCGGTCGCGCACGGCAACGGCGGGCAGCTCTCCAGCCAGGTCACCGCGATCCTCGGCGGGCGGGACACCCTGTGA
- a CDS encoding CaiB/BaiF CoA transferase family protein produces the protein MTPSGPLSGVRIVTFAPLYQGPYATTLLADLGADVVTVERPGTGDGARLQGVMFAALNRGKRSVALNLKAPEDQETARRLAGTADVLVEAFRPGTMERYGLGYPRLSAGHPGLVYVSLSGFGQDGPYRDRAGHDLMYQAAAGLLDGLVDRPGAVHPPPELEAGAIVGALYAALGALAGLVGRAATGRGTHVDLSTHEALLSVMSLRLEPVLNGSGAPAPEPGPEPGYGLYRCADRRLIALGIGFEDHFWALLCEATGLTAYAGLTQAERAAQGGTLAGLLSEALSTRTYAHWQELFDRIGVPAGPVHRLREIPDDPHVRARQAIRALNGGDGRRYVRQPLRFSGYGAPDPAPAPGLGEHTASLLRELDASPHHQEVPEP, from the coding sequence GTGACGCCGAGTGGCCCGCTGAGCGGCGTGCGGATCGTCACGTTCGCGCCGCTCTACCAGGGGCCGTACGCGACGACGCTGCTCGCCGACCTCGGCGCGGACGTGGTCACGGTCGAGCGGCCGGGCACCGGCGACGGCGCCCGCCTCCAGGGGGTCATGTTCGCCGCGCTCAACCGGGGCAAGCGCTCGGTGGCCCTGAACCTCAAGGCCCCCGAGGACCAGGAGACCGCCCGCCGGCTCGCCGGCACGGCCGACGTCCTGGTCGAGGCGTTCCGCCCCGGCACCATGGAACGGTACGGCCTCGGGTACCCGCGCCTGAGCGCCGGCCATCCCGGCCTGGTCTACGTGTCGCTCTCCGGCTTCGGCCAGGACGGGCCGTACCGGGACCGGGCCGGGCACGACCTGATGTACCAGGCGGCGGCGGGCCTGCTCGACGGGCTGGTGGACCGGCCCGGAGCGGTCCATCCGCCGCCCGAGCTGGAGGCGGGCGCGATCGTCGGCGCCCTCTACGCGGCGCTCGGCGCGCTGGCCGGCCTGGTCGGCAGGGCCGCCACCGGCCGCGGCACCCACGTCGACCTGTCCACCCACGAGGCCCTGCTGTCGGTGATGTCCCTGCGGCTGGAACCGGTGCTCAACGGCTCCGGCGCCCCGGCCCCCGAGCCCGGCCCCGAGCCCGGATACGGGCTCTACCGCTGCGCGGACCGGCGGCTGATCGCGCTCGGCATCGGCTTCGAGGACCATTTCTGGGCCCTGCTGTGCGAGGCGACCGGCCTCACCGCGTACGCCGGGCTCACCCAGGCCGAGCGTGCGGCGCAGGGCGGCACGCTCGCCGGGCTGCTGTCCGAGGCGCTGTCCACCCGGACCTACGCCCACTGGCAGGAGCTCTTCGACCGGATCGGGGTGCCCGCCGGCCCGGTCCACCGGCTGCGCGAGATCCCCGACGACCCCCACGTGCGCGCCCGGCAGGCGATCCGCGCGCTGAACGGCGGCGACGGCCGCCGCTACGTGCGCCAGCCGCTGCGGTTCAGCGGATACGGCGCGCCCGACCCCGCCCCGGCCCCCGGCCTGGGCGAGCACACCGCTTCGCTCCTTCGCGAGCTGGACGCATCACCGCACCATCAGGAGGTACCCGAGCCATGA
- a CDS encoding enoyl-CoA hydratase/isomerase family protein gives MSTVITERDGPVLTVTLNRPHVLNALDADTLLALADAWHEAADPEVRAVVVTGSGKGFCAGADLRTPPDPSRKPGSSGLRHTYHPHVLAMGALEKPVIAAVNGAAAGAGLSLAAAADVRIAAATAKFVPAFATVGLVPDAGGAYFLPRLLGYARAFEWLATGRAVDAEEALSWGLVSRVVPQEELLPAAAELAHRMAAMPGAAVGLTKGLLDHGLTHGLADLLDEEARAQARAVADPGRRRARAEMVNRLSATKEDR, from the coding sequence GTGAGCACGGTGATCACCGAGCGGGACGGCCCCGTGCTGACCGTCACGCTGAACCGCCCGCACGTGCTCAACGCGCTGGACGCCGACACCCTGCTCGCGCTCGCGGACGCCTGGCACGAGGCGGCGGACCCGGAGGTCCGGGCCGTCGTCGTGACCGGCAGCGGGAAGGGCTTCTGCGCCGGAGCCGACCTGCGCACGCCGCCCGACCCGTCCCGCAAGCCGGGCAGCTCCGGGCTGCGGCACACCTACCACCCGCACGTGCTGGCGATGGGCGCCCTGGAGAAGCCGGTGATCGCCGCGGTGAACGGCGCCGCCGCCGGGGCCGGGCTGTCCCTGGCCGCCGCCGCCGACGTGCGGATCGCCGCCGCCACCGCCAAGTTCGTGCCCGCCTTCGCCACGGTCGGGCTCGTGCCCGACGCCGGAGGCGCCTACTTCCTGCCCCGGCTGCTCGGCTACGCCCGCGCGTTCGAGTGGCTGGCCACCGGCAGGGCCGTGGACGCCGAGGAGGCGCTGAGCTGGGGACTCGTCTCGCGCGTGGTCCCGCAGGAAGAACTGCTGCCCGCCGCGGCCGAGCTGGCCCACCGGATGGCCGCCATGCCCGGCGCGGCGGTCGGGCTGACCAAGGGGCTCCTCGACCACGGCCTCACCCACGGGCTCGCCGACCTGCTGGACGAGGAGGCGCGCGCGCAGGCCCGCGCCGTCGCCGACCCCGGACGCCGGCGCGCCCGGGCCGAGATGGTGAACCGGCTTTCCGCTACCAAGGAGGACAGATGA
- a CDS encoding electron transfer flavoprotein subunit alpha/FixB family protein, translating to MSEILVLVGHVAGQVGKPGLELLTLARELGDPVAVCAGTADEGVVATLGRYGARRVHVVESDELEEYPVAWVRALAELAAEVSPAAVLVESTPDGKETAARLAVRLGGGVLTDAVDVRPGPDGPVVTQWAFAASYTVTSRVARGLPIIAVKPNAVAPAEAPVTPSVTRSALPLDEADRRTRIVSRAARESTGRPQLTEADIVVAGGRGMGGAEQFALIEQVADALGGAVGASRAAVDSGWYAHSHQVGQTGATVSPQLYLAVGISGAIQHRAGMQTSKTIVAVNKDPEAPIFELADYGVVGDLFEVVPQLLDEVARRRS from the coding sequence GTGTCAGAGATTCTCGTGCTCGTCGGGCACGTCGCGGGACAGGTCGGCAAACCGGGTCTGGAACTGCTCACGCTGGCCCGCGAGCTCGGCGACCCGGTCGCCGTCTGCGCGGGCACGGCCGACGAGGGCGTCGTCGCGACGCTCGGCCGCTACGGCGCCCGCCGGGTCCACGTCGTCGAGTCCGATGAGCTGGAGGAGTATCCGGTGGCCTGGGTGCGCGCCCTGGCCGAGCTCGCCGCGGAGGTGTCGCCGGCGGCCGTGCTCGTCGAGTCCACCCCGGACGGCAAGGAGACCGCGGCGCGCCTGGCCGTCCGGCTCGGCGGCGGCGTGCTCACCGACGCCGTGGACGTCCGGCCGGGTCCGGACGGCCCCGTCGTCACCCAGTGGGCCTTCGCCGCCTCCTACACCGTGACGTCCCGGGTGGCGCGCGGCCTGCCGATCATCGCGGTCAAGCCGAACGCCGTCGCGCCCGCCGAGGCCCCGGTCACGCCGTCCGTCACCCGCAGCGCCCTCCCGCTCGACGAGGCCGACCGCCGCACCCGGATCGTGTCGCGCGCCGCCCGGGAGAGCACCGGCAGGCCGCAGCTCACCGAGGCGGACATCGTGGTCGCCGGCGGCCGCGGCATGGGAGGAGCCGAGCAGTTCGCGCTGATCGAACAGGTCGCGGACGCGCTCGGCGGCGCGGTCGGCGCCTCGCGCGCCGCGGTCGACTCGGGCTGGTACGCCCACTCCCACCAGGTCGGGCAGACGGGGGCCACGGTGTCGCCGCAGCTCTACCTCGCCGTCGGCATCTCGGGGGCGATCCAGCACCGCGCCGGGATGCAGACCAGCAAGACCATCGTCGCGGTGAACAAGGACCCCGAGGCGCCCATCTTCGAACTGGCCGACTACGGCGTGGTCGGCGATCTCTTCGAGGTGGTGCCACAACTCCTCGACGAGGTCGCCAGGCGGCGATCCTAG
- a CDS encoding acetate--CoA ligase family protein, which yields MTVPPPPPPPSPAPHARPALDRLLSPRSIAMVGASNSLTRIGGTVFGNLLRAFPGEVHPVHPKDDVVQGRTAYRSVSDLPEGVDMAVIAVPARAVVDVVAECAAHGIGGATVITSGFAEAGPEGRALQDRLTAVAEETGIRVIGPNCIGYMNTHGGVMANFMITPDQPLPESGPVALVSQSGGFGSYITSKAVLAGLRLGWFVSTGNEADVNVAQVLRHLVERPEVGVLLSFVETLRDPEIFMATARRAAELDKPLVLLKAGRSDEAARAAMSHTASIVGSAQVFDAVCRQYGVFVASTMEELLDLGTIFQDGRRAAGGRVIVMTSSGGAGVLLADEGGQAGLSVPELPAEEQAALAADMPVPFYGSTSNPVDTTAQTTAMPDAYRKVLNKVAASPSGDMVAAVTWAGPGPANDAIVEMYRNTAKPVAILSTAWSEQFQRAGVPTFTDPRRAMASLGALARLSARGPVPPDPDSFAADGDRVRRARELIAAAGEETTLLESTGKSILAMYGVPVTREELVADVDAAVEAAARIGGPVAIKVMSYRLPHKSDAGAIRLGLRGPDAVRDGYREMLEEVARRAPDAEVEGVLVQQMAPARLELTCGVQRDPVFGPMVAVGLGGVLVEVLSEAVLLRPPFDVDAAVAALGRLLGGRLVTGRRGLSEAELQATAQIMTGLGALALELDEVAEVDVNPLRVADDAVLAADALIVVRHD from the coding sequence ATGACCGTGCCCCCGCCGCCGCCCCCGCCGTCCCCGGCGCCCCACGCCCGGCCCGCACTCGACCGCCTGCTCTCCCCCCGGTCGATCGCCATGGTCGGCGCGTCGAACAGCCTTACCCGCATCGGAGGCACCGTCTTCGGCAACCTCCTGCGCGCCTTCCCCGGCGAGGTCCACCCGGTACACCCCAAGGACGACGTGGTCCAGGGCCGGACGGCCTACCGGAGCGTGAGCGACCTGCCCGAGGGCGTCGACATGGCCGTGATCGCGGTGCCCGCCCGCGCCGTCGTGGACGTGGTCGCCGAGTGCGCCGCCCACGGCATCGGCGGCGCCACCGTCATCACCTCGGGCTTCGCCGAGGCCGGGCCGGAGGGCCGCGCCCTCCAGGACCGGCTGACCGCGGTGGCCGAGGAGACCGGCATCCGCGTGATCGGCCCGAACTGCATCGGGTACATGAACACGCACGGCGGCGTGATGGCCAACTTCATGATCACCCCGGATCAGCCGCTCCCCGAGTCCGGTCCCGTGGCGCTCGTCTCGCAGAGCGGCGGCTTCGGCTCCTACATCACCAGCAAGGCCGTGCTCGCCGGGCTGCGGCTCGGCTGGTTCGTCTCCACCGGCAACGAGGCCGACGTGAACGTGGCGCAGGTGCTGCGGCACCTGGTGGAGCGGCCCGAGGTCGGGGTGCTGCTGTCGTTCGTCGAGACGCTGCGCGACCCCGAGATCTTCATGGCGACCGCCCGCCGCGCCGCCGAGCTGGACAAGCCGCTGGTGCTGCTCAAGGCCGGCCGCTCGGACGAGGCCGCCCGCGCCGCGATGAGCCACACCGCCTCGATCGTGGGCTCGGCCCAGGTCTTCGACGCGGTCTGCCGCCAGTACGGCGTGTTCGTGGCCTCGACCATGGAGGAGCTGCTCGACCTCGGCACCATCTTCCAGGACGGCCGCCGCGCGGCCGGCGGCCGGGTGATCGTGATGACGTCCTCCGGCGGCGCGGGCGTGCTGCTCGCCGACGAGGGCGGGCAGGCGGGCCTGTCGGTGCCCGAGCTGCCCGCCGAGGAGCAGGCGGCGCTGGCCGCCGACATGCCGGTGCCGTTCTACGGCAGCACCTCCAACCCGGTGGACACCACCGCGCAGACCACCGCGATGCCCGACGCCTACCGCAAGGTGCTGAACAAGGTCGCGGCCAGCCCGTCCGGCGACATGGTCGCCGCCGTCACCTGGGCGGGCCCGGGCCCGGCCAACGACGCGATCGTCGAGATGTACCGGAACACCGCCAAGCCGGTGGCGATCCTGTCCACCGCCTGGTCCGAGCAGTTCCAGCGGGCCGGGGTGCCGACCTTCACCGACCCGCGCCGGGCGATGGCCTCGCTGGGCGCGCTCGCCCGCCTGTCGGCCCGCGGCCCGGTGCCGCCCGACCCGGACTCCTTCGCCGCCGACGGCGACCGTGTGCGACGGGCGCGCGAGCTGATCGCGGCGGCGGGCGAGGAGACGACGCTGCTGGAGTCGACCGGCAAGAGCATCCTCGCCATGTACGGCGTGCCGGTGACCCGCGAGGAGCTGGTCGCCGACGTGGACGCGGCGGTCGAGGCGGCGGCGCGCATCGGCGGGCCCGTGGCGATCAAGGTGATGTCGTACCGGCTGCCGCACAAGTCCGACGCCGGGGCGATCCGGCTCGGCCTGCGCGGCCCGGACGCCGTGCGCGACGGCTACCGCGAGATGCTGGAGGAGGTCGCCCGCCGGGCCCCGGACGCCGAGGTCGAGGGCGTGCTCGTCCAGCAGATGGCGCCCGCCCGGCTCGAGCTGACCTGCGGCGTGCAGCGCGACCCGGTCTTCGGGCCCATGGTCGCGGTCGGGCTCGGCGGGGTGCTGGTGGAGGTGCTGAGCGAGGCCGTGCTGCTCCGCCCGCCGTTCGACGTGGACGCGGCGGTGGCGGCGCTCGGCCGGCTGCTCGGCGGGCGCCTGGTCACCGGGCGGCGCGGGCTGTCGGAGGCGGAGCTCCAGGCCACCGCCCAGATCATGACCGGGCTCGGCGCGCTGGCGCTCGAACTCGACGAGGTCGCCGAGGTGGACGTCAACCCGCTGCGCGTCGCCGACGACGCGGTGCTGGCCGCGGACGCGCTGATCGTGGTGCGCCATGACTGA
- a CDS encoding FAS1-like dehydratase domain-containing protein, with protein MTDRRHLVGHAYTPYTFPVEHGKVREFALAVKDEDPVYHDVEAARAAGYRHLPVPPTFSAVTSHWAVRDVDVLRLDLRRVLAGGAEWEYLGDIVAGDVLTVRSRIADVQEKTGSRGPMTLMITEHEFVNEREETVMRMRSTVIEMGEQ; from the coding sequence ATGACTGACCGTCGCCACCTGGTCGGGCACGCGTACACCCCGTACACGTTCCCGGTGGAGCACGGCAAGGTGCGCGAGTTCGCCCTCGCCGTCAAGGACGAGGACCCGGTCTACCACGACGTCGAGGCGGCGCGGGCCGCCGGATACCGGCACCTGCCGGTGCCGCCCACCTTCTCCGCCGTCACCTCGCACTGGGCGGTCCGGGACGTGGACGTGCTCCGGCTGGACCTGCGCCGGGTCCTGGCGGGCGGCGCGGAGTGGGAGTACCTCGGCGACATCGTGGCCGGCGACGTGCTCACCGTGCGGTCGCGCATCGCCGACGTACAGGAGAAGACCGGCAGCCGCGGCCCGATGACCTTGATGATCACCGAGCACGAATTCGTCAACGAACGCGAGGAGACCGTGATGCGGATGCGCAGCACGGTGATCGAAATGGGGGAGCAGTGA